One Manduca sexta isolate Smith_Timp_Sample1 chromosome 28, JHU_Msex_v1.0, whole genome shotgun sequence DNA window includes the following coding sequences:
- the LOC115447940 gene encoding protein obstructor-E has protein sequence MKSLLFVVGLAVCGLVSGQEFDCPEKSGFYPDPYQCDLYYKCSKGQSEARLCPDGLVFSDENPSKERCDIPSNVDCGDRKELQEPKPTKGCPRQNGYFKHPDPQACDKFYYCSDGIPNELPCPPGLYFDEETSNCDWKEAVNRQCDKVTKDVLDDGFSCPDGEVMGPNGRALPHPTFPHPEDCQKFYICRGGVQPQKGSCPSGKVYNEDTFMCDEPEKVPGCENFYEGQPLEKNKLPKKA, from the exons tttcAGGCCAAGAATTTGACTGCCCAGAGAAGAGTGGATTCTACCCGGACCCTTACCAGTGTGACCTTTATTACAAGTGCAGTAAAG gtCAATCAGAAGCAAGACTATGTCCCGACGGCCTCGTGTTCTCAGACGAGAACCCGAGCAAGGAGCGATGCGACATCCCCTCAAACGTAGACTGCGGTGACAGGAAAGAATTAC AGGAGCCCAAACCAACCAAAGGTTGCCCACGCCAGAATGGATACTTCAAACATCCTGACCCCcag GCCTGCGATAAATTCTACTACTGCTCCGATGGTATCCCTAATGAACTGCCGTGCCCTCCCGGCCTGTATTTTGACGAGGAGACTTCCAACTGCGACTGGAAAGAAGCTGTCAACAGGCAATGCGACAAAGTTACTAAAG aTGTCTTGGATGACGGTTTCTCTTGCCCCGACGGTGAAGTGATGGGGCCCAACGGCCGCGCCCTTCCTCACCCCACCTTCCCCCACCCTGAAGACTGCCAGAAGTTCTATATCTGCCGCGGAGGAGTCCAACCCCAAAAGGGCAGCTGTCCCTCAGGCAAGGTCTACAATGAGGATACATTCATGTGCGACGAACCTGAGAAAGTACCTGGATG CGAAAACTTCTACGAAGGTCAACCTCTAGAGAAGAACAAATTACCTAAGAAGGCGTGA